The Stigmatella ashevillena genomic sequence AGGTAGCGCAGCTCGGCGGCCAGGGGGAAGCGGGCCGTGGCCTCGGTGCAGGCCGTCGCGGCGGCCCCGGGGTTCACGTTGGCCAGGGCCCGGATGGTCATCGCCGCCGCTTCGGGCCCCTCCTCCTGGGCGCGGGCCAGTTGGGCCGCATTGCGCCAGTCTCCCCGCTCCATGGCCTGCCGGGCCGGCTCCAGCCGCTCGGTGACGCTGGGGGCCGCGGGCAGGGGAGGCAGGGTGGGAGGGCGGTGCGGGGCTGGCTGGGGAGGCGGGGTAGGCGGCCGGGGAGGCGCCACCATGGGCAGGGGGGACAGGGGCGGCGGAGTGAAGGCGGCGGCCGGGGTGGGGGGCAAGAAGGGAAAGGCGGGGGGCGCGGGGGCGGCGCGCGGGGCGCCCGGCGGGAGCCGTTGCCAGGCGACGCCCCAGCCGGTGAGCAGCGGCTCCAGGGGCGCCAGCCCGGCCAGGTTGGGATCCGAGGGGCCGGTGATGAGAAACCCACCCTCGGCGAGACTCTCGTAGAGCCTGCGGGCCACGGCGGCGATGGTGGGCCGGGTGAAGTAGATGAGGACGTTGCGGCAGAAGATGATGTCCATGCCGGAGATGCCACTCTCGGGCGAGGGCCAGGTGTCCAGGGCGAGGTTGAGGTAATGGAAGCGCACCCGGTGGCGCACCTCGGAGGCGAGCACGTAGCGCTTGTCCTCCATGCGCAGGAAGGGCCGCATCCGCTCCGCGCCGGTGCTGCGCAGGGACCAGGCGCTGTAGCTGGCCTGCTGCGCGTGCGCGAGCGCGGCGCGGGAGATGTCCGTGGCGTGCACCTCCATGCGGTGCCCATAGCCCTCTTCCATGAGGAGCACCGCCAGCGAGTAGGGCTCCTCGCCCGAGGCGCACCCCGCGCTCCACACGCGCAGGGCGTGCTCCGGGCTGCGCGTGCGCCGCAGTTCCGGCAGGGCGTGGTGGCGCAGGAAGTCGAAGTGCTCGTGCGTGCGGAAGAAGTACGTCTCGCCGATGGTCAGCTCGTTGAGCAGATCATCGAACGCGCCTGGATCCGAGGTCAGCCGCCCCAGGTAGAGGGCGCGGTCCTTCTCTCCGGCGCGCGCCATGGCCCGGTCAATGCCCTCCTCGGCGGCGGGAATGCACGTGGGCAACTGCAAGCCCGCGCGCTGCTGGACGTGCGCGAAGATGTGGGCGTAGCCCGGGTGGCTCCAGGGCGCCGGCTCCAGGTTCACGAGGCCCCCGGGGCATCCGTGAGCGCCGCGTCGAGCGCGAGGGCCTCGGCCTCGGACAGGAACGTCCTCAGGTCGTGCACCAGCACCAGGCCCTCCGGCAGCTTGACGGCGCCGGCCACATAGCCCACACCGGGCAGCTCGCGCGGCGTCTCGTCCAGGGTGCCGGGCTCCAGGGCGAGCAACCCCTCGGCTCGGTCTACTCGGAGCCCCACGTCGCGGGGGCCGGCCCGGGCGATGATGAAGTGGTCGGAAGGAGACAGGGGGCGGGGCGGGAGCCGGAAGCGGCGGCGCAGGTTCAGCACGGGCAGGAGCCGTCCGCGCAGGTTGAGCAGCCCCTCCACCACATCGGGCGCGTGGGGCAGGGGGGTGAGGCTCACGGCGCGCGCCAGCTCCCGCACATCCCCCGAGGGCAGCGCGTAACGCTGTCCCTCCAGGACGAACAGGAGCACCTCGCGGGGGGTGGGCGTCAGGGGAGGCACGGGTCTCGGGTCCAAGCTCTCCGGCTTACCAGGGCTGTCCTGGAGCGGAAACCATCTCCTTCAAGGGTTGTACACCAGACGAAAGGGAAGGCTTCCCGGCGTCCCTATAGGAGGGGTGGAGGCGGCCGAGGCATCCTGGAGGACATGGTGCGACATGTCATCGTGGTGGGCTCGGGGCCCGGGGGGTTGTCGGCGGCCATCAACCTGGCGGGACAGGGGCTGAAAGTCACCGTGGTGGAGAAGGACGCGGTGCCCGGGGGCCGGATGAAGGGGCTGACGCTGGGGGCGCGCGGGGAGTACGCGCTGGACACGGGCCCCTCCATCCTCCAGTTGCCGGGGGTGCTGGAGCGCATCTTCGTGCGGTCCGGCAAGCGCATCGAGGACTACGTGAAGCTCGTCCCGGTGGACCCGAACACGCGGGTGCACTTCTGGGACGGCACGTTCATGGACACCTCGAAGAACCCGGCGCGCATGGAGGCGGAGCTGGCGAAGCTCAACCCCGCGCTGCCGCGGGCGCTGAAGGCGTGGATGGAGGAGGGGAAGGAGAAGTACGCCATCGCCTACGAGAAGTTCATCGCCACGAACGCGGGCAGCCTGGGGTACTACGCGCCGTGGCGGTTGGCCTCCACGCTGCGCTTCAAGCCGTGGCAGACGTTGTACCGGCACCTGGACGCGTTCTTCCACGATGACCGGGTGACGTACGCGCTGGCGTACCCCTCGAAGTACCTGGGGCTGCACCCCACGACGTGCTCCTCGGTGTTCGGGGTGATTCCGTTCCTGGAGCTGGCCTTCGGGGTGTGGCACGTGGACGGGGGCTTCCGGGCGCTGGCGCAAGGGATGAAGCGCTGCGCGGAGGACCTGGGGGCCACCTTCCGCATGGGCGAGGCGGTGGAGCAGGTGCTGGTGGATGGGGGACGGGCGGTGGGGGTGCGGCTGGCCGACGGGAAGCGGCTGGAGGGGGACGCGGTGGTGGTGAACGCGGACCTGGCGTACGCGGCGCAGAGCCTCATTCCAGCGGACATCCGTGAGGGCACGCGCCTGTCGGACGCGTCGCTGGAGCGGGCGAAGTTCTCGTGCAGCACGTTCATGGCCTACTACGGCCTGGACACGGTGTACTCGGAGCTGCCGCACCACCTCATTTATATGTCGGAGAACGCTCGGCGCACGGACCGGGAGGCGCTGGAGGACCGGGTGTTGGACCTGGAGGATCCGCCCTTCTACGTGTGTAACCCGTGCGTGACGGACCCGTCGGGAGCGCCGGAGGGCCACTCCACGCTGTATGTGCTGGTGCCCACGCCCAACACGTCGCAGCCGGTGGATTGGGCGGCCACGGAGCGGGTGCTGCGCGAGCGGATTCCGGACATGCTGACCAAGGTGGGGCTGAAGGACGTGCGTCGGCACATCCGCGCGGAGCGCTACTTCACGGCGGAGACGTGGCGGGATGACTTCCACGTGTTCCGGGGGGCGGTCTTCAACCTCTCGCACACGTGGATGCAGCTGGGGCCCTTGCGCCCGAAGGTGAAGAGTCCGGATGTGCAGGGGCTGTACTGGGTGGGGGGCGGAACGCACCCGGGCAGCGGGCTGCTCACCATCATGGAGAGCGCGAACATCGCGGCGGATTACCTCACGCGCGAGGCGGGCAAGGGGCCGCTGCCGCAGTGGCCCTATGTCCCGCCGCTGGAGGAGGCCCCGGTGACACAGGCTCAGGTGGGCTGAACGGGTGCCGGGAGCGGCTCGTCCAAGCCCGCCAGGTTTTCCTCGGCGGCACGGCGGTACATCGGTACGGTCTCCACGGCAAGCAAGTCGCGCATCTGCTGACGTGCCCCTTCGAGGTCACCCGCTTCCCGGAGGTCAAGCATCCGCGAGATGGCGCGCTCGGACAGCTTCGGATCCACGCGCCCACTTTTCGCGACTTTTTGCAGCCGGACGATCCTGGCCAGTTTGCGTGCTCTCTCCAGGTCCCCAACATCTTGCAAGCGTCGGGCGCGGTGCTCAGCGAGCATCCACCGCCACGCCCCATCCTCGATGCGTTTGCGGATCTTCCGGAGCAGGGGCTTGGCTGTGCGGAGACTGCGGAGCGCTTGCTGGACGTTCTCGGCAGGGATGGCCACTTCGCGAGCAGAACGCCGCAATAAGGTTCGCACGTCGGCCGTGAGTTCCAGGGGCTCGCCCTGCCAGATCGCGGGGTGTTGAAGCTCAAGCCGCCACAGCCAGCCAAGAGAGCCAGGCACCTGCCGCGCCCCGCCTGGGAAGGCGGCTGGGCCGGGCAGGCGTGTGTCTGCTGGAGATGAAAGGCTTCTGCGCCGGCTCGGTGTGCGGCTCATGGGCTCCCCGTCAGCCTCCCTCACCTCCCGCTCTGCTCCCGCCCGCTACGCCCAAGAGGGCTCCTGTCCTTCCTATGCTCCCGTCGTGGTACATCAGCGCCATGGGCCTCTTGACCTTCGGACTCAACGTGACGCTGGACGGGTGCTGCGACCATCGCGAGGGGATCGCGGACGACGAGCTGCACGACTACTTCACGCAGCTGATGGACGCAGCCGGGGCGATGCTGTGGGGGCGCGTCACGTACGAGCTCATGGAGAGCGCCTGGCCGGCGGTGGCGCGCGACGAGAACGCGCCACGCGCGATGCGGGAGTGGGCGCGCAAGCTGGAGGCCAAGCCGAAGTATGTGGTCTCGGCCTCGCGCCGCGACTTCCCGTGGAACAACACCTTCCGCGTCGAGGGGGATTTGCGTGAGGCCGTGACGCAGCTGAAGGAGAAGACCCCGCAAGGCGTGCTAGTGGGCAGTCCCACGCTCTCGGCGGCGCTCGAGCGGCTGGGGCTGATCGATGAGTACCGTCTCGTTGTCCACCCCGTCTTCGCCGGCCACGGGCCGACGTTGTTTCAGGGCCTGGAGCCCTCGCGGCGCCTCGAGCTCGTCTCGACGAACCGGCTGAAGTCCGGGCAGGTGGCGATGCATTACCGCCGCAAGGAGGGATGACCCGATCAGGCCGAGCGGTTCCTATCTGTCTTAGAACCTGGAATCTGTAGAGCCAGCGCGTGTCCAGGCTCGCATGCTGGCTCGGTAGAAGCCCGCCAGGATGGCGGCCCCGCAGCCCTTGGCGTTCAGCGCCCCGGCAGAAGTAAGGCGACCCACCGCGCCAGTGCCTTGATCCTCGGACTGTCCAGGCGAGCGAGGCGGCGCAAGAGGCGGCGCTTCTCGGGCGTGTCACTCAGGCCGGGGGGCATCGTGTTTGCCCCGGGGGCGCTCTGCCCCGGCTCCACCTCGGCAAACCCCATCAGTTCATGGGAGCCGCTGCCGAGAATCAGGCACATGCGCAACAGCGTTGGAACGCTCGGCAGCACGCCCCCCCCGCTCCATGCGCCCGTACACCTCGGGAGCGATGCCGATGCCCTTGGCTGCTTCTGCAATGAAGGCCAGTCGTGCTGCTCACTGGCAGAGCCGTCGCAGCCAACGGTGCATGTTCTCCTTGTTCAACGAGAACCAGCCGGTGCTCTCCTCATAGAGGAAAGGCTCCAGCAGATGCGCTAGCGCACGGTATGGGGGGGGGATTGGAGCTTTCTCGGTATCGATGGCATCGGGCCACTCGCCCACGCTGATCAGCAGTCGCTCGCCCGCCAACGGCTGAAGCGACATCTCCGGAAAGCGGAGCTTGTCGCCAAGGCCCTCGACACCGCCCAACTGGCCCAGCAGCGGCTGGCCCAGAAACGTGAGCCAGTAGGCACCTCGCGCGCGGGTGCCAATGACCCGACTCGTGTCCTCCATGCGATAGAGATCCATGCCCAGGTAGCGGCACAGTGGAGCGAAGAGTTGCTGACGAACTCCATACCAAGACCCACGCGGGCACACGAAGGCGAGGCTGGCGTAGCCGAAGCTGAAGGGCAACTCGCGAGCGATCTCAAGAGCCAGCGTACGCAGCTGGGCGGGGCCATGCTCCAGGAGATACTCAGTGGGAAAGGAGAAGGTCACCCCACACGTGGAGTCCTCGTCGTGAGAGAAGATCGGGGCATTGAGCCGTCGGCCTCGGTACTCGAAGTTGTAGCCGCTCACTTCGCTTGCGTCTTCCTCCAAATCGACAGTGCAGGCATCAACCCAAGTTCGCTCCAGAATTTGCCAGCGGATGTACGCCCAGCCCTTATCGTCGAGCGGCAGGGTGTCCCCATCGTCCGAGCCATACCAGCCCAGCGAGTTGGGGGGAATGGCACTGCGGTAGATCTGTAAGGCTCGCCAAACGGCAGAGGCCACCTCTGCATGAGAACGGCGCATGAAAAAGCAGATCACGACGCCGTCGCGAGTCATCAAAATGCCGGTGTCGGTCCGCAGTCGGATGACAGGAATGTTTTCCCTCATGGGGTCATCCCCACGTGTGGCGAGATGATCACAGCCTCGCCTCCCAGAGCTGCCTTATAGATCTGGCCCTGGGTGAAGTCGGCATAAGCGCTGGTCTCTCCGTATTTCGTCCACCGTGGCTTGTTGGTGCTGGGGCAGGGAAATTTGTAGTCCAGGATGAGCACGGCTCGCAGCAGGTGGCCATCCGCGTGCAGCACGATGTCCGGCTTGATCGTGCGCCAGAGTTCCCGAGTACAGCCCTGAGCGAGGAGGCGCGCCTCCTCCTCTCGGCTGACCGCCTCGACGAACCGGGCGTTGGGATAGTAGCGGTAGCGCTGCTCAATGCTGAAGGGAGCAGGCCAGAGTTGCTCCAGCACCTCACGCGCGCATTGCAGGGTCAGAGCATGCTTCTGCTGCCCCAACAGCATCGCCCGGGTGATGGGCTTCGCGCAGCCGTCTACCTCTACTTCCTCGCCGCACTCTTTACGCGTAGGCGAGCGGTTGCCGAAGTGCGTGGAGTTCACCTGCCGCTCGGCCAACCGGGCGCACTCCACCAAGCGCTTCTCAAATTCCCCCACCGCGTTATCACTTTGGAGCAACGACAGTAGGAGCGGCACGGACTGGCCCA encodes the following:
- a CDS encoding CheR family methyltransferase; the protein is MNLEPAPWSHPGYAHIFAHVQQRAGLQLPTCIPAAEEGIDRAMARAGEKDRALYLGRLTSDPGAFDDLLNELTIGETYFFRTHEHFDFLRHHALPELRRTRSPEHALRVWSAGCASGEEPYSLAVLLMEEGYGHRMEVHATDISRAALAHAQQASYSAWSLRSTGAERMRPFLRMEDKRYVLASEVRHRVRFHYLNLALDTWPSPESGISGMDIIFCRNVLIYFTRPTIAAVARRLYESLAEGGFLITGPSDPNLAGLAPLEPLLTGWGVAWQRLPPGAPRAAPAPPAFPFLPPTPAAAFTPPPLSPLPMVAPPRPPTPPPQPAPHRPPTLPPLPAAPSVTERLEPARQAMERGDWRNAAQLARAQEEGPEAAAMTIRALANVNPGAAATACTEATARFPLAAELRYLEAMVLLGLGRLGEAERAARQVVYLEPALAVAHLTLGHVLRRQEDLAGAQRAFRAAEELCAALPPDSPVPLSEGERAGRLAQVAHDERVRLETMMKREES
- a CDS encoding chemotaxis protein CheW; the encoded protein is MTPTPREVLLFVLEGQRYALPSGDVRELARAVSLTPLPHAPDVVEGLLNLRGRLLPVLNLRRRFRLPPRPLSPSDHFIIARAGPRDVGLRVDRAEGLLALEPGTLDETPRELPGVGYVAGAVKLPEGLVLVHDLRTFLSEAEALALDAALTDAPGAS
- a CDS encoding phytoene desaturase family protein, with amino-acid sequence MVRHVIVVGSGPGGLSAAINLAGQGLKVTVVEKDAVPGGRMKGLTLGARGEYALDTGPSILQLPGVLERIFVRSGKRIEDYVKLVPVDPNTRVHFWDGTFMDTSKNPARMEAELAKLNPALPRALKAWMEEGKEKYAIAYEKFIATNAGSLGYYAPWRLASTLRFKPWQTLYRHLDAFFHDDRVTYALAYPSKYLGLHPTTCSSVFGVIPFLELAFGVWHVDGGFRALAQGMKRCAEDLGATFRMGEAVEQVLVDGGRAVGVRLADGKRLEGDAVVVNADLAYAAQSLIPADIREGTRLSDASLERAKFSCSTFMAYYGLDTVYSELPHHLIYMSENARRTDREALEDRVLDLEDPPFYVCNPCVTDPSGAPEGHSTLYVLVPTPNTSQPVDWAATERVLRERIPDMLTKVGLKDVRRHIRAERYFTAETWRDDFHVFRGAVFNLSHTWMQLGPLRPKVKSPDVQGLYWVGGGTHPGSGLLTIMESANIAADYLTREAGKGPLPQWPYVPPLEEAPVTQAQVG
- a CDS encoding DUSAM domain-containing protein: MPGSLGWLWRLELQHPAIWQGEPLELTADVRTLLRRSAREVAIPAENVQQALRSLRTAKPLLRKIRKRIEDGAWRWMLAEHRARRLQDVGDLERARKLARIVRLQKVAKSGRVDPKLSERAISRMLDLREAGDLEGARQQMRDLLAVETVPMYRRAAEENLAGLDEPLPAPVQPT
- a CDS encoding dihydrofolate reductase family protein → MGLLTFGLNVTLDGCCDHREGIADDELHDYFTQLMDAAGAMLWGRVTYELMESAWPAVARDENAPRAMREWARKLEAKPKYVVSASRRDFPWNNTFRVEGDLREAVTQLKEKTPQGVLVGSPTLSAALERLGLIDEYRLVVHPVFAGHGPTLFQGLEPSRRLELVSTNRLKSGQVAMHYRRKEG
- a CDS encoding DUF3396 domain-containing protein — translated: MRENIPVIRLRTDTGILMTRDGVVICFFMRRSHAEVASAVWRALQIYRSAIPPNSLGWYGSDDGDTLPLDDKGWAYIRWQILERTWVDACTVDLEEDASEVSGYNFEYRGRRLNAPIFSHDEDSTCGVTFSFPTEYLLEHGPAQLRTLALEIARELPFSFGYASLAFVCPRGSWYGVRQQLFAPLCRYLGMDLYRMEDTSRVIGTRARGAYWLTFLGQPLLGQLGGVEGLGDKLRFPEMSLQPLAGERLLISVGEWPDAIDTEKAPIPPPYRALAHLLEPFLYEESTGWFSLNKENMHRWLRRLCQ